From Micromonospora auratinigra:
GCCGGCAGCTCCAGCACCGCGATGGTGGCCCGGTGCGCGCTGCCGTCGGCCGGCACCGCCACCGCCCGCGCCGGCCGGTAGGTGGCCGCGCTGACCCCCTGCTCGACCTCGGCGACGCTCTCCCGGACCCGCTGGGCGGGCGCCGCCGCGCGCGGCCGACCGCCGGCCGGCGCGGCCGCCCCCGGCGGCACCGGCCCGCCGAACGCGGCCGCGGCCATCGGCGGCGGCACCGGCAACGGCCGGAACCGGTCCAGATACCAGGGCGACAACTCGGGTACGGCGGTCGCCGCCGCCGGCCGCGCGGTGGAGAGCCGCAGCTCGCACTCCGGCCAGTCCTCGCCGGTGCTCTGGCTGACCAGCCCGAACCAGGTGACCGTCATCGTCTCGTCGACCAGCCGCAGGTCGTAGGAGGGCTGCCAGCCGGCCCCGTCCACCAGGTAGGTCAGCTCCAGCTCCACCTCGGCGTCGTCCACCTCGACCGAGACGGCCACCTCGGCGGCGAGCCGGTCCGGGGCCCGCTTGCCCTGCGCGGCGGCCAGGTCGCGCTCCACCGCCGCCAGCTCCTCGGCCAGCTCGGTACGCCGCCGGGCCAGCCCGCGCCGCCGGCCGTGCGACTCGGCGAGCTGACCGGCCACCGACTCGGTGAAGGCAGCCACGTCGGCCGGGGCCGCGTCCCCGGCGGCCAGCGCCCGCGCGTACGTGCCACCGGCCCGCTCGGCCAGCCGGCCGAGGAACTCCGCGCGCTGCTCCTCGATCGCGTCCGCGTCGCCGACCTCGGCCAGCGCGTCGGCCAGCTCCCGGCGACGCTGCTCCAAGGCGGTGACCTGTGCGTCGGCACTGCGCGCCTGCCGCCAGGTGGTGACGTCCACGCCGAGCACGGTGGCCGCGCCCCGACCACCGACCCGGATCGAGTCCCGCCGCAGGTGCAGCGGCAGCGGCGCGACGCGTACCCGGTGCTCACCGGCGGCCAGCCGGACGCTGCCGCGCCGGGTGACCCGGGCCCGGTCCGGGTAGACGGTGACGCCGACGACGGGTGCCTCGATCTCCGCGATGTCCACGCGGCGAGGGTAGTGCAGTCGTGCTCGCCTTCCGCCGGCTTTAGTCTTCCGGGCATGGCGGACGGCGTGGCACCCCGGGCGGGCATGACGATCAGCGTGCGGACCCGCCGCGATGTCGTCGTCGTCGATCCGGAGCGGTTCCTGGCCGCCGCGCGGCAGGCGCTGCGGGACGCCGATCCCGCCCTGAGCGCGGCCGAGGCGGTCGAGGCGGTGACCGATGTGTACGACGCGGTGCACGCCCTGCTCGACCGGGACGGGATGCTCGCCGCCGACGCTGTCTCGGGGGAGTTGGCGGGTGCGGGTGGGCCGCTGCCGGGGACTCGGGAGAGCGACCGGGCGGACGGGCTGTCGCCGGCCGGGTGGTTGCAGCAGGTGGTGCTGGACGATCCGAGGGCGTTGCGGGACTACGGCTGTTTCCTGCCCGAGGACCCGTTCGCGCTGCCCCGGAGCGAAGGCAAGTAGGGATACCGTCAGGAGCGCAGTGGCGGCTAGCAGCGCGAGCCTCACCGGGGTGCTCACCAAAGCTGATACGTTCTGTTCCTGGTTTGGTGTGGGCCCGAACACGAGTGGCCTTAGGGCTGCTGCTTGGCTTTCGCACGCCTATTTGGCTGGCGTAGTTGGAGGCGGGGTCAACCAGGCGAGCGGCTGGCCGTCGAGGGCGGCATCGGCGAGCCGCTGTGCCGATGCCGTCTTCAGGGCTGCCTGCGAGCTGTCGATCCACCGCTGGACGTTGTCGATTCCCTGGTGTCGGTACTCCACCGCCTGGATGAGGCATTCGAGCTTGTCGGCGTCGCGAGCGACGATGGCCTCCACGGTCTCGCCCGCCTCGTATTCCGCCACGGCGGCGGTGATCAGGTCGATGACGGCGGGCGGGCAGCCGGCAACCTGGTCGGCGGTGACGGCGGTGTTCGGCACGGCGGTGAGGTAGCGCTTGGCGATGTGCGGGATGTCGGTGATCCGGGTCTCCTGCGTGTCGTGCAGGACGCACATCATCGACACCCGCGCCGCGTCGGCGCCCTCCATGGCGGCCAGCATCATCCCGATGAGCGCCGTGCGGAACGAGTGCTCGGCGATCGACTCCGGGTGCTTCACGCCGGCGAACCACCAGCCGGTGCGGGCGGCGCGTTTCAGTACGCCGGCTTCGAAGATGAAGCGCACGGCTCCGGCGGCGTCGTGGTCGTCGCTCATCTGCCCGTCCCTGTGCCGATGACTCCGTCTGCCTTCAGGGTGTAGACGATAGAGGTTAGTTCCCGTCGGGACTGGACGGAGATCGCGTCGCTGTCCAGGAGCCGCGTGCAGCGGTCCAGGAGTGCCTGCCCGGTGGCGTGGTCGTCGAGGGGGAGGCCCCGTCGCGCGGCCAGCAGGGCCCAGACGTTGTGGATGTTGAGGTCCACGATCGGGTGCTCCGGATGGAGGCGCTGGACCAGGTGGCGGAGGAGAAGCGATCCGCGCCAGTCGCCCAAAGCGCTCGGCATGAACGAGTCATCGGGCTGCCGGTAGGGAAGTTCGCCTACCCAGTAGGCCGAGTAGTTGAGGGCCGCCCGTTCGCAGGCGTCGTCGGGGTGGGCTCGGGCGATGAAGTCGCGTAACGGCTCCGGGTCACCCTGGTTCGCCAGCGAGGTGACCACCGAGCGCGCGTCGGGCCAGAGCGGGGACCAGGTGTGGAAGGTCGTCCGGCGGGTCGAGCGGGCGTTGCTTGACGTCAGCCAGGCTGCGGATCCGCCGGTGGGATCCATGCCGGCGAGGAAGCAGGCCTGCCGGTGCAGCAGCACGTGGGATCGGCGCGCTCCAGCCGACCGCTCGGCGAGGACGTGCAGGCGGGTGAAGAAGGCGCGTCGCTGCTCGGCGGGCAGGGATGGCCCGACTGCCACCGGTCCTCGTCTGCGGGTGGCCGTGGGGTTGTTGCGGACGAAGGTGGGGCACTGGCCGAGGACCGGCCAGAGGATCAGGTCGGACAGTCGGTGGGTGAGCACCGACCGGCCGAGCGGCTGAGCGGTGATGTCGGTGTTTTCCACCTGCTCGTCGAGGACCGCCGACAGGATGTAGTCCGCCTCGGTGGCGTCGTCGAGGGCGGCGAGCAGTGCGTTGTTCGCGCCGAGGTAACAGAGCCGCTGGCGAATCGCGATCACCTGGCCGAACGGCACCGCCGCGAACGGGCGGCGGCCGGTCTCCCAGCTCTGCACGGTGGTCCGGTCTACGGCCAACTCGGCGGCGAGCTGTTCCTGAGTGAGCGGGATGGACTCCCGGATCAGCTTGAGGAGATAACCGGTCACCTCACCGCGCGGTGCTGCCGGCCGTCCGCGAGTTGCCATTGAATGCCCCTACGTTGACCGGTGGTCGACGTTCCCCTTCACCAGGCTCGCCGCCGGGAACGAGTGGCCCGTGCACTCGTACCGCTGGTGAGTACAACGGTTGCCGCCCGAATCGTAGCGTCACGGTTACCCAGCGTTCCAGGGCTGGCGTGACGAAACGGGGGCAGCTGCGTCGGGCTGCCGGCGAAGGGAGCCAGCGATGCGGGAGAGAACGCCGCCGTGGCGACGGGTCTCCTACGACCAGTACCTGAGCGCCGTCGCTATGACGTTGGCGCGACGGCACCGTCCGGTGTGGTCAGGGCGGAACGAGGCCGGGGTCTGCCGGTGCGGTGCCGAGTTGCCCTGCCGCAGTCGACATCGCGTCCCGATCGGCCGTGGCCACTGGCCGGCGGTGGAGGAGCAGTGAGTCGGGGCGTACCCGGATGGCTGGTGGAACGGGCGACGGACCGGGCGGCGCGGCACCGGGCCGCGACGGCGCTCGGAGGTCGCGGATGATCGCCCACGGGCCGGTGCTGCCGCTCTGGAGCTGCGCCGGCTGCGACCGGCCCTGGCCCTGCGAGACCCGGCGGCGGGAGCTGCGCGCGGAGTTCGCCGCCGCTCCGGTGTCGCTCGCGCTCTACCTGGGCGCGCAGTTCGCGCGGGCGGTGCAGGACCTGCACTGGCTGCCGGCCGACGACCTGCACCGGCGCTTCCTCGGCTGGATCCGATGAGCATCCTGCGGGCGGGCGACGAGAAGTTCCACTACAGCGACGGCTCGCACCGGTGGATCGCGCCGGACCCGGACTACGACCAGGCGGTGTGGGACGAGCAGGTGCGCCAGCACAAGCTGGGCCACCTGCGCGACGAGCGCCCTAAGGTCCGGCTGCGCCGGCTTGTGTGAACACGCAGTTCAGGACGCCTGGCGGACCCGCATGTCGGCGAGCCAGACGTCGGCCAGGTCGCCGAGCGGGACGCCGAGGGCCTGGCTGAGGCAGACCACGGTGCCGAACGCCGGTGCGGGCAGCCGGCCCGCCTCGATCTTGCGCAGCGTCTCGGGGGAGATGCCGGCGGCGAGGGCCACCTCGACGAGGCTGCGGCCGGCCCGCGCGGTGCGCAGGGCGGCTCCGAGGCGCCGGCCCGCGGCGATCTGTTCGGCGGTGAGCGGGTGGCGAACCATGGCAGCAGGATATCCCTCCGGAGCGGTCCGACCTGGCGTGGTATAAAAATACCGCATGGGGAGAGGGAGGCTGTCGTGATCGAGCTGAAGTCCGCCGAGGAGATCGACCGGATGGCGGTGACCGGCCAGTTCGTCGGCGAGCTGCTGGCCGAGCTGAGCGGGGTGGCCGCCGTCGGCGTCAACCTGATGGACCTCGAACACCACGCCCGCCGCCGGATCGCCGAGCGCGGCGCGGAGTCCTGCTACTGGGACTACGCCCCGTCGTTCGGGCGCGGCCCGTTCCGCAACGTGCTCTGCCTGTCGGTCAACGACGCGGTGCTGCACGGTCTGCCGCACGACTACGTGCTGCGCGACGGTGACCTGCTCAGCATCGACATGGCGGTCGGCATCGACGGCTGGGTCGCCGACTCGGCGCTCTCGTTCGTCGTCGGCACCCCCGACCCGGCCGACCTGAAGCTGATCGAGGCGACCGAGGTCGCGCTGGAGGCCGCCATCGGCGCCGCGCAGCCCGGCGGCCGCATCGGCGACATCTCCGCCGCGATCGGCGAGGTCGCCCACTCGTACGGCTACCGGGTGAACACCCAGTTCGGCGGGCACGGGCTGGGCCGGACCATGCACGAGGACCCGCACGTCTCGAACACCGGCCGGGCCGGGCGCGGGATGCGGCTCGACCCGGGGTTGACCATCGCCATCGAGCCCTGGCTCTGCCGCTCGACGGACCAGATCAAGGTGGACGACGACGGCTGGACGATCCGCTCCGCCGACGGCTCGCGGACCGCCCACTCCGAGCACACCGTGGCGATCACGGCGGCCGGGCCGCAGGTGCTGACCCGCCGTCCCGCCGAGCAGGCCGCCCCGGCCGAGCCCGGCCGGAAGTCCGCCGCCGCCTCCTGAGCGCGACCCTCAGCCGAGCCCCTGGTGGCCGGCCCAGAGCGCCCCGGCGCGGCCGGCCGCCCGCGCGATCAGGGCCGCCAGCTCGGGCCGGTCGGGCACCGGGAACGAGACGTACGTGCCCCGACCGCCGTTGGTGGGCCGGCCGTACGCCTTGGCGGCGAGGTGCCCGTCCGGCAGGAGCCGGATGTTGAGCGTGCTCAGGGTGAACTCCTCGCCGCGCCGGGTGTCGGTCCAGCGCAGCGGCTCCGGGACGGTCACGTTGATCGCCAGGGCGCTCACCTCGACGGGGATCTCGCTGCTCATGCCCCGCATGGTCGCACGCCGGGCGGGTGTGCCGGCGGGGCCGGTCACTGGCCGAAGGTGTACCGCAGGTCCGCGTTGACCAACTGGTTGAGCCGTTTGCGCAGGTGGCCGAGGAGCGACGGATCGGGCGGCGGCTCGTCGACCAGCAACGTCCAGCGCAGCCGGGTGCCCGCGCCGTCAGGGGACAGCTCGAACCGGATCTCGGCGTCCGGTCGCTTGGGCCAGAGCGACGACCAGACCACGAGGTGCGGGTGCTCGGCGCGCAGGATCCGGGGCCGTTGCTCGTCGTCGAGCAGCCGCAGCCAGGGGCGCATCGGATCGCGGTCGGGCTCGGTGAGCGCCTCGAAGACGACGGCCGGTGGCGGTGGTTGGCTGCGCGCCCGGCTGCCCGCTTCGATCATGCCTCAGCCTAGCCGTCGCCCGGACGCGCGGAAGGGTCGACGGACCGTGGCCCGTCGACCCTTCCCCGGTGCTGCGATCAGTGACCGCCGCCGGCCCGGAACGCGACCCAGGCGTCGCTCATCCGGTCCGCCTGTCCGGCGGTGAACATGTTCATGCAGGAGTCCTGCGTGTAGTCCATGAAGTTGTGGATCGGGTCCAGGCCGGGGGCGGAGCAGCTGTCCGCGCCCACCGGGCAGTTGAACTGCGGGGCCGCCTCGCGCGGGGTGTCCGCGACGTAGTCGCCGGAGGCCGAGCAGCCGTGCGCGAAGGTGTGCTCCAGCATCAGCCAGTGCCCGACCTCGTGCGTCAGGGTGTCACCGAGGGCGTACTTGCCGGCGGTGCCGCCCGGCATCGACTCGTCGAGCATCACCACGCCGTCGATGTAGTCCCGGCCGTTGTTGTAGCCCTTCGGGAAGTACGCCCAGCCGAGCAGGCCGCCACCGATGTTGGCGGCGTACACGTTCAGCGTGCGGGCGTCCCCGGTGTACAGGGCCTGCTTCATGTCCCGCTCGTTCTTGCCCGGCTCCACCGTGTACCAGGCGCTGTTGACCGTCCACGTGGTGTCGACCAGCGAGAACCGGAACGGGGTGTCGGACGCGTCCGCGGCCGTGCGGCCCGCGTACGAGTCGTTGAGCACCGTCATCTGGTTGGCGATCAGGGTGTTCCAGCGGGCCGTCTCCGCCGCGCTGAGCGGGTGGTCGGAGACCATGTGGAAGACGGTGGGGATGGTGACGCTGCCGTTGGGCAGCCGCGGCGAATCCTTGATCACGCCGTAGGCGTTCGCCTCGTTCTTGGAGTACAGCTCCGGCTCCTGGGCGGTGGCACCCTCGGCCGCGCGGGCCGCGCTGTGCCCCTCGGCACCCGGCTCGCAGGCCGCGACACCCGCGGAGGGGGCCGCGGGCGCGGCGGTGGCGACCGCCCCGGAAGCGCCGCCGCCGGTGGCCAGCAGGGCCGCGGTGGCGGTCAGTACCGCAAGTCGGTACGTCGGTCTTCTGCGCATCTTGTACCTTTCGCGCATAGGGGGAATGGGGGAGACGCGATGATCTCCGCCGCGACCAGCGCGCTGGTCGACGTCCCGCCATTTGAACACGTCATTGAGCCGAGCAACAGGCCCTCAACGGACGGACCGGCAGCTCCCGGCCCTGCCGCGTGCCTTCTCGACGGGCGGTAACGGGCTATTCGCAGCGGTCCTCGGCACCCCGGCCGTGCGGCTCGCAGCAGTCCGCGCAGTGCCGGTACACGCGCAGGTCGCGTCCCTGCCGGCGGCCGTACTCGCGGGTGATCTCGTAACGGCAGGCCCGCCACAGCACGCTCTCGCCGCCGCCGGGCACCACCTGGCCGTCCCCCGGCCCGCCGCGCAGCAGCACGTCCATGACCCGAAGGTACGCCGCGAGAAAGGCCGGCCGGCCGGGTTTGCGACATCGACGTCGGGGGCACGAGGCGGGTCAACGATCATCGATCGGTGGTCGGGACTTGACGGGGGAGTCACATGGACAGACGGATCAGGGCCGGGCTGGCGACGACGTTCGCGGTGGCGGCCGGCGTGACGGCGGCGCCCGTACCGGCCGGGGCGGCGAGCGGCGGGACCTTCGCGCCCGCGCGGTACCTCGCCACCGGATCGACCGCCACCAACGCGGTCGCCGTCGCCGACGTCACCGGCGACGGCCGGCAGGACATCGTGGTCGGCATCGACGCCGCCGACGGCACCCAGACCAGTTCCGTGCTGGTCTACGCCCAGCAGGCCGGCGGGACGTACGCGGCCCTGCCGAAGATCACCGCGCACGGCGGCTACAACAGCAACGTACGGCTCGCGGTGGCCGACATCGACGCCGACGGTCGCACCGACGTGGCGCTCTCCTCGTCCGCCGGGATCGACGTGCTGTACCAGCGCAACGGGCGGCTCGCCGCGCCGGTGCTGGCCGCCGGGCGCGGCGAGGACGTCGCGATCGCCGACGTGACCGGGGACGGCCGACCGGACCTGGTGGTCGCCCGGGTGCAGGGCGAGGTGCGCATCTACCCGCAGACCAGCAGCCACACCTTCCCGACGTACACGACGGTCACCGGGCCCTACACCGCCGGGGTGCCGGTCGACCAGGTGTTCGTCGCCGACCTGAACGCCGACGGACGGCCCGACCTCGCCCAGTTCTACGGCCACGGCACCTGGGTGCGGCTGCGCCGCGCCGACGGCAGCTACGCCGCGGCCACCACCTACCGGGCGCCGGCGGACGCCAACGGTTACCGGCCGGTCGGCCTCGCCGCGACCGTCGGCGACGTCACCGGCGACGGCCGGGCCGACCTGGTGACCAGCGTCAACGGCAACAGCCCGGATGCCGCCGTGCAGGTGTTCGCCCAGGGCACCGGCGGGCTCGCCGCGACGCCGGCCAGCTACCCGACGTACGACTGCCCGGCCGGGCTCGCCATCGGCGACCTGACCGGCGACGGCCGCCAGGACCTGGTGGTCGCGCACGGCAGCTGGCGGGCGGTGAGCGTGCGCCTCCAGCAGTCCGACGGGACGCTCGGGGCGTACGCGACCAACCTGGTCGACGGAGTCGGGTCGCAGCCGGACGCCCTCGCGGTCGGCGACGTGACCGGCGACGGCAAGCCGGACGTGGTGGCCGTCGCGTACGACAAGGTGGCCGTCCTGCGCCAGCTCTGAGCGGGTGGGGCGGGGTCCGGCTAGGCCGGGGCCCCGCCCCCGACCTGCTGGGCGGCGCGGCCCATGCGGGTGACGGCCTCGGTGAGGATCTCGGGCGAGGTGGCGAAGTTCAGTCGGACGAAGCCGGTGCCGCCGCTGCCGAAGACGTGCCCGGAGCTGAGCGCGACCCGGGCGTCGTCGAGGAACATCCGGGCCGGCCCGGCGAGGTCGCTGGCGACCCCGGGCCCGCCGGCCGGCGGCTCGGTGGCGACACCCAGCCGGGTGCAGTCCAGCCAGGCCAGGTAGGTGCCCTCCGGACGGTGGTAGGTCACCGCCGGCAGGTGCCGGGCCAGCAGGTCGCCGAGCAGGGCGCGGTTGGCGTCCAGGCCGTCGAGTAGGGCGTCGAGCCACGGCTCGCCGGCCCGGAACGCGGCGGTGTGCGCCAGCACGCCCAGGTGGCTCGGCCCGTGGCTGACCTCCTCCGGCATCCGGTCCAGGTCGGCGGCGGCGTCCGGCCCGGCGATCGCCAGCGCCGCCTTCAGGCCCGCGAGGTTCCACGCCTTCGAGGCGGAGGTCACCGCGAACCCGTTCCCGGCCCCGGCCACCGTCAGGTACGGGGTGAAGCGCGCCCCGGGCAGCGCCAGCGGCGCGTGGATCTCGTCCGAGACGACCCGTACGCCGTGCCGGTCGGCCAGCGCGGCGACGGTCTCCAGCTCCTCGCGGCGGTGCACCACCCCGGTCGGGTTGTGCGGGTTGCACAGCAGCAGTGCCGGCCGGGGGCCGAGCGCCCGGGCCCGGCGGAAGGCCTCCTCCAGCGCGGCCGGGTCCAGCCGCAGGTCCGACCCGAGCGGCGCCTCGACCACCTGCCGGTCGGCGTGCGTGACGAACGCGTAGAAGGGCGGGTACACCGGGGAGCAGACCACCACCGCGTCGCCCGGGTCGGTGACCAGCCGGAGCAGCTCGACGATGCCCAGCATCACGTCCGGCACCACGGTGGTCCGGTCCACCCGGAAATCCGTCCAGCCCCAGCGCCGGGCCGCGAACTCGCCGAGCGCCTCGGCGTACGCGGTGCCGTGCGCGTACCCGGTGTCACCGAGGTCGACGGCCCGGCGCAGCGTGTCGGCGACCGGGGCGGCGAGCGGCACGTCCATCTCCGCCACCCACAGCGGCAGCACGTCGGCCGGGTGCAGCCGCCACTTCACGCTGCTGCGCTGCCGGAGCTGGCCCAGGGTGAGGGCGGTGAGCGGGTTCTCGGTTCCGGCCATGCCGCCCACCCTAGGCCGTCCGGCCGGGCCAGGGCTGACACGATCGGGGCCCGACCGGACATGGGGTGTAGGTGAGCTCCGGAACTGACGATGAGGACCGTTTCCGCCGTGTCTACGCCGCCGAATTCGCTCCGCTGCTGGCGTACGCCGTGCGGCGCGTCGTACAACCCGAGGACGCCGCCGACGTCGTCGCCGAGACCTTCCTGGTCGCCTGGCGGCGAAGACGGGACCTGCCGGGCGACGGGGAGGCGCGGCTCTGGCTCTACGGGGTGGCCCGGCGGGTGCTCGCCAACCACCACCGGGGCG
This genomic window contains:
- a CDS encoding helix-turn-helix domain-containing protein, coding for MVRHPLTAEQIAAGRRLGAALRTARAGRSLVEVALAAGISPETLRKIEAGRLPAPAFGTVVCLSQALGVPLGDLADVWLADMRVRQAS
- a CDS encoding HD domain-containing protein; this encodes MSDDHDAAGAVRFIFEAGVLKRAARTGWWFAGVKHPESIAEHSFRTALIGMMLAAMEGADAARVSMMCVLHDTQETRITDIPHIAKRYLTAVPNTAVTADQVAGCPPAVIDLITAAVAEYEAGETVEAIVARDADKLECLIQAVEYRHQGIDNVQRWIDSSQAALKTASAQRLADAALDGQPLAWLTPPPTTPAK
- a CDS encoding mucoidy inhibitor MuiA family protein; amino-acid sequence: MDIAEIEAPVVGVTVYPDRARVTRRGSVRLAAGEHRVRVAPLPLHLRRDSIRVGGRGAATVLGVDVTTWRQARSADAQVTALEQRRRELADALAEVGDADAIEEQRAEFLGRLAERAGGTYARALAAGDAAPADVAAFTESVAGQLAESHGRRRGLARRRTELAEELAAVERDLAAAQGKRAPDRLAAEVAVSVEVDDAEVELELTYLVDGAGWQPSYDLRLVDETMTVTWFGLVSQSTGEDWPECELRLSTARPAAATAVPELSPWYLDRFRPLPVPPPMAAAAFGGPVPPGAAAPAGGRPRAAAPAQRVRESVAEVEQGVSAATYRPARAVAVPADGSAHRATIAVLELPARLDHVTVPVRAAEAHLRATVRNTSTHTLLPGPAAVFHGADFVAATRLKTWAPGEETELALGVDDRLRVERKLHRRTETKATLGSTRRRDVEYRITVANHTPRPATVEVRDQLPVSRDEGVVVRETVLEPTPAERTELGELTWRLPLAPGESGEVALGFRVELAKGVELTGWRE
- a CDS encoding FG-GAP repeat domain-containing protein, with the protein product MDRRIRAGLATTFAVAAGVTAAPVPAGAASGGTFAPARYLATGSTATNAVAVADVTGDGRQDIVVGIDAADGTQTSSVLVYAQQAGGTYAALPKITAHGGYNSNVRLAVADIDADGRTDVALSSSAGIDVLYQRNGRLAAPVLAAGRGEDVAIADVTGDGRPDLVVARVQGEVRIYPQTSSHTFPTYTTVTGPYTAGVPVDQVFVADLNADGRPDLAQFYGHGTWVRLRRADGSYAAATTYRAPADANGYRPVGLAATVGDVTGDGRADLVTSVNGNSPDAAVQVFAQGTGGLAATPASYPTYDCPAGLAIGDLTGDGRQDLVVAHGSWRAVSVRLQQSDGTLGAYATNLVDGVGSQPDALAVGDVTGDGKPDVVAVAYDKVAVLRQL
- a CDS encoding zinc metalloprotease yields the protein MRRRPTYRLAVLTATAALLATGGGASGAVATAAPAAPSAGVAACEPGAEGHSAARAAEGATAQEPELYSKNEANAYGVIKDSPRLPNGSVTIPTVFHMVSDHPLSAAETARWNTLIANQMTVLNDSYAGRTAADASDTPFRFSLVDTTWTVNSAWYTVEPGKNERDMKQALYTGDARTLNVYAANIGGGLLGWAYFPKGYNNGRDYIDGVVMLDESMPGGTAGKYALGDTLTHEVGHWLMLEHTFAHGCSASGDYVADTPREAAPQFNCPVGADSCSAPGLDPIHNFMDYTQDSCMNMFTAGQADRMSDAWVAFRAGGGH
- a CDS encoding SRPBCC family protein is translated as MIEAGSRARSQPPPPAVVFEALTEPDRDPMRPWLRLLDDEQRPRILRAEHPHLVVWSSLWPKRPDAEIRFELSPDGAGTRLRWTLLVDEPPPDPSLLGHLRKRLNQLVNADLRYTFGQ
- a CDS encoding MalY/PatB family protein, whose product is MAGTENPLTALTLGQLRQRSSVKWRLHPADVLPLWVAEMDVPLAAPVADTLRRAVDLGDTGYAHGTAYAEALGEFAARRWGWTDFRVDRTTVVPDVMLGIVELLRLVTDPGDAVVVCSPVYPPFYAFVTHADRQVVEAPLGSDLRLDPAALEEAFRRARALGPRPALLLCNPHNPTGVVHRREELETVAALADRHGVRVVSDEIHAPLALPGARFTPYLTVAGAGNGFAVTSASKAWNLAGLKAALAIAGPDAAADLDRMPEEVSHGPSHLGVLAHTAAFRAGEPWLDALLDGLDANRALLGDLLARHLPAVTYHRPEGTYLAWLDCTRLGVATEPPAGGPGVASDLAGPARMFLDDARVALSSGHVFGSGGTGFVRLNFATSPEILTEAVTRMGRAAQQVGGGAPA
- the map gene encoding type I methionyl aminopeptidase; the encoded protein is MIELKSAEEIDRMAVTGQFVGELLAELSGVAAVGVNLMDLEHHARRRIAERGAESCYWDYAPSFGRGPFRNVLCLSVNDAVLHGLPHDYVLRDGDLLSIDMAVGIDGWVADSALSFVVGTPDPADLKLIEATEVALEAAIGAAQPGGRIGDISAAIGEVAHSYGYRVNTQFGGHGLGRTMHEDPHVSNTGRAGRGMRLDPGLTIAIEPWLCRSTDQIKVDDDGWTIRSADGSRTAHSEHTVAITAAGPQVLTRRPAEQAAPAEPGRKSAAAS
- a CDS encoding helix-turn-helix domain-containing protein, translated to MATRGRPAAPRGEVTGYLLKLIRESIPLTQEQLAAELAVDRTTVQSWETGRRPFAAVPFGQVIAIRQRLCYLGANNALLAALDDATEADYILSAVLDEQVENTDITAQPLGRSVLTHRLSDLILWPVLGQCPTFVRNNPTATRRRGPVAVGPSLPAEQRRAFFTRLHVLAERSAGARRSHVLLHRQACFLAGMDPTGGSAAWLTSSNARSTRRTTFHTWSPLWPDARSVVTSLANQGDPEPLRDFIARAHPDDACERAALNYSAYWVGELPYRQPDDSFMPSALGDWRGSLLLRHLVQRLHPEHPIVDLNIHNVWALLAARRGLPLDDHATGQALLDRCTRLLDSDAISVQSRRELTSIVYTLKADGVIGTGTGR